From Paenibacillus sp. GP183, one genomic window encodes:
- a CDS encoding SRPBCC family protein, which yields MNEHSVKHSTFVIERNYEAKPAKVFAAWADPVAKARWFPKADKFDFRVGGREINRGGPPGGQVYTFDACYQEIVPDRRIVYSYILDQDETRISVSVTTVEFKSTGAGTQLIYTEQGAFLDGHDTPEQREHGTKAMLDKLGDELKHQ from the coding sequence ATGAATGAACATTCCGTAAAACACTCTACCTTCGTTATCGAGCGTAATTATGAGGCAAAGCCCGCGAAGGTATTCGCCGCCTGGGCAGACCCGGTGGCCAAGGCCCGGTGGTTCCCGAAAGCCGACAAGTTCGACTTCCGGGTCGGCGGTCGAGAAATCAATCGCGGCGGTCCTCCGGGCGGCCAAGTATATACCTTCGACGCATGCTATCAAGAGATTGTGCCAGACCGGCGGATCGTCTACTCTTACATCCTGGACCAGGATGAGACGCGGATATCGGTCTCCGTGACAACAGTGGAATTCAAGTCCACGGGCGCTGGCACACAGTTGATCTATACCGAGCAGGGCGCCTTCCTCGACGGTCATGATACGCCAGAACAGCGCGAGCATGGGACGAAGGCTATGTTGGACAAGCTGGGCGATGAGCTGAAGCACCAATGA
- a CDS encoding LysR family transcriptional regulator, with protein sequence MTLQQLKYVIEVVNRGSINEAAKRLFISQPSLSNAIRDLEEDLQIVIFERSNKGISLSKEGVEFLRYARQVVEQAELLESRYLNAKPSPQHFSVSTQHYAFAVNAFVSLVREYGQDEYELALRETKTYEIIEDVKSLRSEIGILYLNEFNGKVINKLLKAANLQFNSLFIAKPHIFISIKNPLAKQSIVTIDQLQQYPYLSFDQGEYNSFHFSEEILSTMSHKKSIRVHDRATLFNLLIGLNGYTISTGVLSADLNGNEIIPVPLDCEETINVGWISYRDASLSKLGAAYIQSLKQAVSQ encoded by the coding sequence TTGACACTACAACAATTAAAGTACGTAATTGAGGTTGTGAACAGGGGTTCCATTAATGAGGCTGCCAAGAGGCTATTTATTTCTCAGCCCAGCCTTTCAAATGCGATTAGGGATTTGGAAGAGGACCTTCAGATAGTGATTTTTGAAAGATCCAATAAAGGGATTTCGCTTTCCAAGGAGGGTGTTGAATTCTTAAGATACGCGCGGCAGGTAGTCGAGCAAGCGGAATTATTGGAAAGCCGGTATCTCAATGCCAAGCCTTCCCCGCAGCATTTTTCGGTTTCCACTCAGCATTACGCTTTCGCCGTGAATGCATTTGTGAGCTTGGTCCGGGAGTATGGCCAAGACGAATATGAGTTAGCTTTGCGCGAGACAAAAACCTATGAAATTATCGAGGATGTCAAAAGTTTACGCAGCGAGATCGGAATTTTATATCTAAATGAGTTTAATGGGAAAGTCATCAACAAGCTGCTCAAAGCCGCTAATTTGCAATTCAATAGTTTATTTATTGCTAAACCGCATATTTTTATCAGTATTAAGAACCCGCTGGCCAAGCAATCCATCGTGACCATTGACCAACTTCAGCAATATCCGTATCTGTCCTTTGATCAGGGGGAGTATAACTCCTTTCATTTTTCAGAAGAGATTCTCAGCACGATGTCGCATAAGAAAAGCATTCGTGTTCATGATCGGGCGACACTCTTCAATTTACTGATCGGACTGAACGGTTATACCATATCGACAGGTGTGTTAAGCGCAGATTTAAATGGAAATGAAATTATTCCCGTGCCATTAGATTGTGAAGAAACGATCAATGTAGGTTGGATTTCCTATCGAGATGCTTCACTATCCAAGCTCGGGGCGGCATATATACAATCGCTTAAGCAGGCTGTATCCCAATAA
- a CDS encoding alpha-galactosidase → MPIHYNSSSRTFHLQSTGTSYAMQIIKTGVLTHLYWGSKVRGTALDKLFQTMERASFSPNPFPEDRSISFDTLPQEYPAYGTSDFRHPAYQVQLANGSTVTELLYRTHRIYAGKPRLEGLPGTYTESEDEADTLEIELADETAGLKVILIYTAFRDYDAITRSVRFENEGGQPLRLLRALSASVDFPHRSFEVLNLYGSWSRERWIERRPLTSGMYSIGSSRGSSSHHQNPFLALLSPGADEDCGEVYGINLVYSGNFAAHAESDQFHTSRLSIGLNPFDFSWLLEPGESFQTPEAVMVHSAEGIGGMSRKFHSLYRKRLCRGLYRDEPRPILVNNWEATYFDFNADKIESIARAGKELGIELFVLDDGWFGKRDNDDRSLGDWFVDRNKLPNGLEDLVQRIRSFDMQFGLWFEPEMVSPNSDLYRANPDWCLHVPNRRRTEGRKQLILDYSRSDVREAVYKMITDILRSAPITYVKWDMNRNMTEVGSAALPAERQRETAHRYMLGLYELLERITGEFPHVLFESCSGGGGRFDPGMLYYMPQIWTSDDTDAVERLKIQYGTSIVYPITTMGAHVSAVPNHQVHRTTSLEMRGHVAMSGNFGYELDLTKFTEEEKAIVKGQVAEYKSLRKLIQFGDQYRLLSPFEGNETAWMVVAGDKGEAVVAWFRVLAIAHQPLCHLRLKGLDPNRDYVLEATGDVYGGDELMNAGINLWPPHRDFQSLLWRFSARD, encoded by the coding sequence GTGCCCATTCATTACAACTCAAGCTCGAGGACGTTTCATCTGCAGTCGACCGGGACGAGCTACGCGATGCAAATCATCAAAACCGGCGTACTCACACATCTGTATTGGGGCAGCAAAGTCCGAGGAACCGCTCTGGACAAGCTGTTCCAAACGATGGAGCGGGCTTCATTCTCGCCCAATCCGTTTCCGGAGGATCGTTCGATTTCGTTCGATACGCTGCCTCAAGAATACCCAGCCTACGGAACGAGCGATTTCCGTCATCCAGCGTATCAGGTGCAGTTGGCGAACGGTTCTACTGTAACTGAGCTGCTGTATCGCACGCACCGGATCTACGCAGGAAAACCTCGGCTCGAAGGACTCCCTGGGACATATACGGAATCGGAAGATGAAGCCGATACGCTGGAAATCGAGCTTGCCGACGAGACGGCCGGACTGAAGGTCATCCTGATCTATACGGCATTCCGGGATTATGACGCCATCACCCGATCGGTCCGCTTCGAGAACGAGGGCGGACAGCCGCTGCGACTGCTGCGCGCTCTTAGCGCAAGCGTCGATTTCCCGCATCGCAGTTTTGAGGTCCTGAATCTGTACGGCTCATGGTCGCGCGAGCGCTGGATCGAGCGCCGTCCGCTCACGTCCGGGATGTATTCGATCGGCAGTTCGCGAGGCAGTTCCTCGCATCATCAGAACCCGTTCCTTGCGCTGCTCTCGCCCGGTGCGGACGAGGACTGCGGTGAAGTATACGGGATCAATCTCGTGTATAGCGGCAACTTTGCGGCTCATGCGGAAAGCGATCAATTCCACACAAGCAGGCTCTCGATCGGGCTTAATCCGTTCGACTTCAGCTGGCTGCTGGAGCCGGGCGAATCGTTCCAGACGCCGGAAGCGGTAATGGTGCATTCGGCGGAGGGCATAGGCGGCATGTCCCGCAAGTTCCATTCGCTGTACCGAAAGCGGCTGTGCCGCGGGCTGTATCGCGACGAGCCGCGCCCTATTCTTGTCAACAACTGGGAAGCGACCTACTTCGACTTCAACGCTGACAAGATCGAGAGCATTGCCCGCGCCGGCAAGGAGCTCGGGATCGAGCTGTTCGTGCTCGACGACGGCTGGTTCGGTAAGCGCGATAATGACGATCGCTCGCTCGGTGATTGGTTCGTCGACCGCAACAAGCTGCCGAACGGGCTCGAGGATTTGGTCCAGCGGATACGAAGCTTCGACATGCAGTTCGGTCTCTGGTTCGAGCCTGAGATGGTTTCCCCAAACAGCGATCTTTACCGGGCGAATCCGGACTGGTGCTTGCACGTGCCCAATCGCCGGCGAACGGAGGGGCGAAAGCAGCTCATTCTCGATTATTCGCGTTCTGACGTGCGCGAGGCTGTTTATAAGATGATTACGGACATTCTGCGAAGTGCTCCGATTACCTATGTGAAATGGGATATGAACCGCAATATGACAGAGGTCGGCTCGGCTGCGCTGCCCGCTGAACGACAGAGGGAGACGGCGCACCGTTACATGCTTGGCCTGTATGAGCTGCTGGAACGAATTACCGGCGAGTTCCCGCATGTGCTGTTCGAGAGCTGCTCCGGCGGCGGCGGCCGATTCGACCCGGGGATGCTCTATTATATGCCGCAGATTTGGACGAGCGACGATACAGACGCGGTGGAACGCTTGAAGATTCAGTACGGAACGAGTATCGTGTACCCGATCACGACGATGGGAGCGCATGTATCAGCTGTTCCGAACCATCAGGTGCATCGCACGACGTCGCTGGAAATGCGCGGCCATGTGGCGATGTCCGGCAACTTTGGCTACGAGCTTGATCTTACGAAGTTTACGGAGGAAGAGAAAGCGATCGTTAAAGGGCAGGTCGCCGAGTATAAGAGCTTGCGGAAACTCATCCAATTCGGCGATCAATACCGTCTATTGAGCCCATTCGAAGGTAACGAGACGGCGTGGATGGTCGTTGCCGGCGACAAAGGCGAGGCGGTCGTTGCCTGGTTCCGCGTGCTGGCGATAGCGCATCAGCCGCTTTGCCACCTGCGGCTTAAGGGGCTCGATCCGAATCGGGACTACGTTCTCGAAGCGACTGGCGACGTGTATGGCGGTGACGAGCTGATGAATGCGGGGATCAATTTGTGGCCGCCTCATAGAGATTTTCAAAGCTTGCTGTGGCGGTTCTCAGCTCGGGACTAA
- a CDS encoding VanW family protein: MKLPMVYKLRVLQLQIFRTIQNFFENFANKRASETFSYAIKRHQSLLRRKLGSSDPLLQENKITNLRFALKSIDGIILNPGETFSFWHLIGKPKASKGYIDGLLLSQGEVKTGIGGGLCQLANLLFWLALHTPLEITERHHHSFDPFPDEQRVLPFGSGASVFFNYIDLRFFNPTNHKFQFHVWLTDQHLKGIVHCNNELAYTYHLEERNHQFHHIEGKHFRENEIWRRVIDKRTGDVIQEQLMIHNYSEVKYEVNG; the protein is encoded by the coding sequence ATGAAATTACCCATGGTTTATAAACTTAGAGTTCTACAGCTTCAAATATTCAGAACGATTCAAAATTTTTTTGAGAATTTTGCAAATAAAAGAGCATCTGAAACATTTTCTTATGCAATAAAAAGGCATCAATCTCTTTTAAGAAGAAAATTAGGATCATCTGATCCTTTGTTACAAGAAAATAAAATTACAAATTTAAGATTTGCTCTTAAATCCATTGACGGAATTATACTAAACCCAGGTGAAACATTTTCCTTTTGGCACTTAATTGGGAAGCCTAAAGCAAGCAAAGGTTATATTGACGGATTGTTGTTGTCTCAAGGTGAAGTGAAAACAGGAATAGGGGGAGGGTTATGTCAATTAGCTAATTTACTTTTTTGGCTTGCCTTACATACACCCTTAGAAATTACGGAAAGACATCATCACAGTTTTGACCCTTTTCCAGATGAACAAAGAGTCTTACCTTTTGGCAGTGGCGCAAGTGTATTTTTTAATTATATTGATTTACGTTTCTTTAACCCCACTAATCATAAGTTTCAATTTCATGTTTGGTTAACAGACCAACATCTAAAAGGAATCGTACATTGTAATAACGAGTTAGCCTATACATACCATTTGGAAGAAAGAAACCATCAATTTCATCATATAGAAGGAAAGCACTTTAGAGAAAACGAGATATGGAGAAGAGTCATTGATAAACGAACTGGGGATGTTATACAGGAACAATTAATGATTCATAATTATTCAGAGGTAAAATATGAGGTAAATGGTTAG
- the metE gene encoding 5-methyltetrahydropteroyltriglutamate--homocysteine S-methyltransferase, whose protein sequence is MVKSGVLGYPRIGADREWKKLLEAFWSGKLEEAEFHRQLEEIRLNHLRKQQEKGIDIIAVNDFSYYDHVLDTATMFGIIPKRFSFEGGVVPLSVYYGMARGTKDATASEMTKWFNTNYHYIVPELDGASPVLTENKPLMAYREASEKLGIEGRPVIVGPLTFLKLSKGYNLSDTDAWLGRLLPLYVQILQELEREGVQWVQMDEPILVTKLSAADLQRLKTIYETFAESVPNLNIMLQSYFESVEHYSDIVALPVKGIGLDFVHGSSGNISSIKALGFPADKVLGAGVIDGRGVWKSSLLVKLALLQDLTEHVSVERLIVQSSCSLLHVPVTIKQETKLITELKDALAFADEKLDELVLLAKAVSQSSAGIKEELEEYDRACQKIKLSYERNRKDIQHTVTAISSQHQERSLPFSERYLVQQKKWQLPIFPTTTIGSFPQSAEVRRARQLWRKGEWNDEQYTSFIREQIDIWIKLQEEIGLDVLVHGEFERTDMVEFFGEKLAGFAFTQNGWVQSYGSRCVKPPIIFGDVAFKGAMTVEETKYAQSRTERPVKGMLTGPITIMNWSFVREDITREQIAYQLAFALRQEVEALEQAGISMIQVDEPAIREGLPLKEDEQAKYLEWAVKAFRMVTSTVLDITQIHTHMCYCEFHDMIDSIEEMDADVISIETSRSHGELIHSFELNTYKLGIGLGVYDIHSPRIPQIEEMTSMIERALRVLDPKLFWINPDCGLKTRGFEETVASLRNMVEATKIARGKYAYL, encoded by the coding sequence ATGGTGAAAAGCGGTGTGTTGGGATATCCGCGTATTGGTGCGGATCGAGAATGGAAGAAGCTGCTTGAGGCGTTCTGGTCAGGCAAGCTCGAGGAGGCGGAGTTTCACCGTCAGCTGGAGGAGATCCGTTTGAATCATTTGCGTAAGCAGCAGGAGAAGGGTATCGACATCATCGCGGTCAACGATTTCAGCTATTACGACCATGTGCTTGATACAGCCACAATGTTCGGCATTATTCCGAAACGCTTTTCTTTTGAAGGCGGTGTCGTTCCGTTATCTGTCTATTATGGTATGGCCCGCGGGACGAAGGATGCTACGGCAAGCGAAATGACCAAGTGGTTTAACACCAACTACCACTATATTGTTCCTGAACTGGATGGGGCATCGCCAGTGCTTACCGAGAATAAACCCCTTATGGCTTATCGGGAAGCTAGTGAGAAGCTTGGTATAGAAGGAAGGCCAGTTATCGTCGGGCCATTGACCTTCCTGAAGCTTTCGAAAGGGTATAATCTATCGGACACCGACGCCTGGCTCGGCCGATTACTTCCTCTCTATGTGCAGATCCTTCAGGAACTCGAGAGAGAAGGGGTTCAATGGGTACAGATGGACGAACCGATTCTGGTAACGAAGTTAAGCGCTGCTGATTTGCAGCGATTGAAGACAATCTATGAGACGTTTGCCGAGTCAGTGCCAAACCTGAATATCATGCTGCAAAGCTACTTTGAATCGGTAGAGCACTACAGCGACATCGTCGCTTTGCCCGTCAAAGGAATAGGGCTTGATTTCGTGCATGGTTCCTCCGGTAATATATCGTCGATTAAAGCACTAGGTTTTCCGGCGGACAAGGTATTAGGTGCAGGAGTCATCGACGGCCGAGGCGTCTGGAAGTCGTCACTTCTTGTAAAACTGGCGCTGCTGCAAGACCTAACCGAACACGTATCAGTTGAGCGACTAATCGTACAGTCATCGTGCAGCTTGCTTCATGTTCCGGTAACGATAAAGCAGGAGACGAAGCTCATAACCGAACTGAAGGACGCTCTCGCATTTGCGGATGAGAAGCTGGACGAGCTTGTACTCCTGGCAAAAGCAGTCTCTCAAAGCTCAGCCGGAATCAAGGAAGAATTGGAAGAATACGACCGTGCTTGTCAGAAAATTAAGTTATCTTATGAGCGCAACCGTAAAGATATTCAACATACCGTTACCGCCATAAGCAGCCAGCATCAAGAGCGCAGTCTTCCATTTTCTGAACGATATCTAGTTCAACAGAAGAAATGGCAATTGCCGATCTTTCCGACAACGACCATCGGCAGCTTTCCGCAATCCGCAGAGGTGCGTAGGGCCCGTCAGCTGTGGCGCAAGGGCGAATGGAACGATGAGCAATATACGAGCTTCATCCGGGAACAGATCGATATCTGGATCAAGCTCCAGGAGGAGATCGGACTGGATGTTCTCGTACACGGCGAATTCGAGCGAACCGACATGGTCGAGTTCTTTGGCGAGAAGCTCGCGGGCTTCGCATTCACGCAGAATGGATGGGTGCAGTCATACGGTTCTCGCTGCGTCAAACCGCCGATTATTTTTGGGGACGTAGCGTTCAAAGGCGCGATGACCGTCGAAGAAACCAAGTATGCCCAGTCTCGGACCGAACGCCCCGTTAAAGGGATGCTGACCGGCCCGATTACGATCATGAATTGGTCGTTCGTTCGTGAGGACATCACGCGCGAACAAATCGCCTATCAACTGGCTTTTGCGCTGAGACAAGAGGTAGAGGCGCTTGAGCAGGCTGGTATTAGCATGATACAGGTTGATGAGCCTGCGATTCGCGAAGGACTGCCTCTCAAGGAGGATGAGCAAGCGAAGTACCTGGAATGGGCGGTCAAAGCGTTCCGCATGGTCACCAGCACGGTGCTGGATATTACGCAAATTCACACGCATATGTGCTATTGCGAGTTCCACGACATGATCGATTCGATCGAGGAGATGGATGCGGATGTGATCTCGATCGAAACATCTCGCAGTCATGGAGAACTGATTCATAGCTTCGAGTTAAACACATACAAACTGGGCATCGGTTTAGGCGTATACGATATCCACAGTCCGCGTATTCCGCAAATAGAGGAAATGACCAGTATGATCGAACGAGCCTTGCGTGTGCTGGACCCGAAGCTATTCTGGATCAATCCCGACTGCGGACTTAAAACACGTGGATTCGAAGAAACTGTGGCTTCTTTGCGTAATATGGTTGAAGCGACAAAGATAGCCCGTGGGAAGTATGCCTATTTATGA
- a CDS encoding ABC transporter substrate-binding protein, translating to MKTSKRFMLGLSSAAVLAMVVTGCGASTPQANSSSTKPADTVKPAETAKPAETVKASAAPMPKVTIMVGGLEKVIYLPFRLTESLGFFKDEGLNIELINEAAGQSAEEALIAGEIQGVGGFYDHTIDIQSKGKALESVVQMAGIPGERLMVSNKLKDKIKTLADLKGHTIGVTGLGSSTNFLANYLVTKGGNTGKDYTPVPVGAGQTLIAAMQQGKIDLAVTTEPTVSLLISKDIASVLVDMNTVEGTKQALGGNYPATSLYMANAYVKDHPDVVQHLANAFVHCLNWMSSHTPEEIADKLPKEYYAGDKDMYLTALKSTLPMFTKDGKMPADAPPKVLEVLTAINPKLKDANIKLDQTFTTEFVDKVK from the coding sequence ATGAAAACAAGCAAAAGATTCATGTTGGGCCTCTCTAGTGCGGCTGTTCTGGCTATGGTTGTTACAGGATGCGGCGCGTCAACACCTCAAGCAAACAGCTCAAGCACCAAGCCGGCGGACACAGTTAAACCTGCAGAAACGGCTAAACCCGCAGAGACCGTCAAAGCTTCGGCAGCACCGATGCCAAAGGTTACCATCATGGTCGGGGGTTTGGAAAAAGTGATTTACTTGCCGTTTAGATTAACGGAAAGTCTTGGTTTTTTTAAAGATGAAGGGCTTAACATAGAATTGATCAACGAAGCTGCGGGGCAATCGGCTGAAGAGGCATTGATTGCGGGAGAAATTCAAGGTGTAGGCGGTTTTTATGACCACACCATTGATATACAGTCCAAAGGTAAAGCTTTGGAATCCGTCGTACAAATGGCAGGGATCCCGGGAGAACGTCTTATGGTTTCCAATAAACTAAAAGACAAAATTAAAACCTTGGCTGATTTGAAAGGCCATACGATAGGCGTTACCGGACTTGGTTCATCGACGAATTTCTTGGCTAATTATTTGGTGACCAAGGGTGGCAATACAGGCAAAGATTATACGCCGGTTCCTGTAGGTGCAGGTCAAACGTTGATTGCAGCGATGCAGCAAGGGAAAATTGATCTGGCGGTCACCACAGAGCCAACAGTTTCACTGCTGATATCCAAAGATATAGCATCGGTCCTTGTCGATATGAATACTGTGGAGGGAACGAAACAAGCCTTGGGCGGTAATTACCCGGCAACTTCTCTTTATATGGCAAACGCCTATGTAAAAGATCATCCGGATGTTGTGCAGCATTTAGCGAATGCATTTGTGCACTGTTTGAATTGGATGAGCAGTCATACTCCGGAAGAAATTGCCGATAAGCTCCCGAAAGAATATTATGCAGGCGATAAAGACATGTATTTAACTGCACTTAAAAGCACCTTGCCCATGTTCACGAAAGATGGGAAGATGCCCGCTGATGCTCCACCCAAGGTATTGGAAGTATTGACTGCCATTAATCCAAAGTTGAAAGATGCTAATATTAAATTAGATCAAACATTTACAACAGAGTTTGTTGATAAAGTTAAGTAA
- a CDS encoding multicopper oxidase domain-containing protein — protein MSRLTQNVIAFAADNPGLWMLHCHNLDHSGQRNGYDAEL, from the coding sequence ATGAGCAGATTAACTCAAAATGTTATTGCCTTCGCGGCCGACAATCCTGGACTTTGGATGCTTCATTGCCATAATCTCGATCATAGCGGCCAACGGAATGGATATGATGCTGAACTATGA
- a CDS encoding MerR family transcriptional regulator encodes MKREWKVGELAKLAGLTVRTLRYYDQIGLYSPSGYSDSGHRLYTESDISRLQQLLSLKELGLSLDEIKSVLVGNQYSMFDIVSLQIARLKENISVQQKLLLELEHVSNLMLRKEPLTIEDFTKLLGTMQMSHEKYFAERKANWDLHLDRLGDYLDEYPEDPT; translated from the coding sequence ATGAAACGTGAGTGGAAAGTCGGAGAACTGGCGAAATTAGCTGGGTTAACGGTTCGAACATTGCGATATTACGATCAAATCGGCTTGTATTCACCATCGGGTTATTCCGATTCCGGACATAGGCTCTATACCGAATCAGACATTTCACGCTTGCAACAGCTTCTGTCATTGAAGGAGTTGGGCTTATCACTGGATGAGATTAAATCTGTTCTAGTCGGTAATCAATATAGCATGTTCGACATTGTATCCCTTCAGATCGCTCGTCTTAAAGAAAATATAAGCGTTCAACAGAAGCTATTACTGGAATTAGAGCATGTCTCAAATCTTATGCTCAGGAAAGAACCTTTGACCATTGAAGATTTCACCAAATTATTGGGAACTATGCAAATGAGTCATGAAAAATATTTCGCCGAGCGGAAGGCTAACTGGGATCTACATCTCGACCGGTTAGGCGATTATCTCGATGAATACCCTGAAGATCCAACCTGA
- a CDS encoding antibiotic biosynthesis monooxygenase codes for MSEIANTPQPPYYAVIFTSERTAGDNQYAEMADEMEKLASVQPGFLGVESAREGLGITVSYWESLEAIQQWKQNERHLVAQRQGISEWYLAYKTRVCKVERDYGFEKV; via the coding sequence ATGAGTGAAATTGCTAATACACCACAACCACCTTATTATGCAGTGATTTTTACATCTGAACGAACAGCTGGGGATAACCAATATGCGGAAATGGCAGATGAAATGGAGAAGCTTGCATCCGTCCAACCTGGATTTCTCGGCGTAGAAAGTGCTAGAGAAGGATTAGGTATTACTGTTTCCTATTGGGAGTCTCTCGAAGCTATACAACAATGGAAACAAAACGAACGACATTTAGTCGCCCAAAGACAAGGTATTTCTGAGTGGTATCTCGCTTACAAAACAAGAGTTTGTAAAGTAGAACGGGATTATGGATTTGAAAAAGTCTAA